The DNA segment GCAGCACCGACGCAGCCTGATGACCCAAACATCTGGCGGGTCCGCTACGACACCATCGACGCGCACGGGAAAGTCTCCCTGCGTTTCGGCAACCGCATGATGCACCTCGGCTACGGGCGAGGCTTGGCCCGCACCGCCGTGATCGTCCTCATCCACGGCCTGCACGCCGTCACAATCACCCCCGACGGCGAAGTGCTTGCCGAGCATCTGATCGACCCGAACAAGGGCTACCAAGCCAAGACGTGAAAAACGGGCGAACCCTCCCGCTGGGGGTTCACCCGTCCACGATGTCCTGAGACATCACACCCAGGACTACTACGTCGACTGGACCCTCGCGCGGCGCACGACCGCGGCGATCATGCGCCTGGAAGCCGGCCGCGACCCCCTCAACACCCAGCTGACGGCGCTGATCGGCGAACTGTCCACCCGCAGTCCGCTGTTTCGGCAGGACTGGGCCCGCCAGGACGTGCACCAGCACCGCACCGGGGTCAAGGCGTTCCGGCATCCCGAGGTCGGGTTGGTGGAGGTCGCGTTCGACGTGTTCGAGATGCCCGGCGAGGCCGGCCTGCAGATCGTCACCTACAGCGTCCCGCCCGGCACCGACTCCGCCGACAAGTTCGCCTTCCTCGCCAGCTGGGCCGCCACCACCCACGCCGAGACCACGCCCGTCTCCGCAGAGCCGTCCGAGGCTGTCGAGCCCACCAGTCGAATGGCCGAATAGCCCCCTCGAGCCCCGGGCGGTGTCACGGCCTGGCACCGACCACCACCCGTTCACACGCGCGCTGAGACGCGCATGAAGGAGAACCATGACCACCATCGCCCTTGTCGGAGCTGGCCGCGGCCTGGGAGCTGCCATCGCCCGCACCTTCGGGAAGGAAGGCTTCGACATCGCGCTGCTGTCCCGCAGTCAGGACCGTGTCGACGCCCTCGCCGCCGAGCTCACCGCGGAGGGCTTCACCGCCCGCGGGTATGCCGCGAACGTGCGCGACCCGAAGTCGCTCGTCACCGCGCTGGACCGGGCGGGGCAAGACCTCGGCCCGATCGAGGTGCTGACCTACAGTCCGCTGCCGCAGAAGGAGTTCCTCCGGCCGGTGCTGGAGACCACCGTCGACGACCTGGCCGGGGCGGTGGAGTTCTCCATCTACGGTCCCGTCACCGCCGCCCACCAGGTGCTGCAGGGCATGCGGTTCCTGGGTCGCGGGTCGATCCTGTTCATCAACGGCGGCTCCGGCGCCCGCCCGAACCCGAACGTCGCGGGCACCTCGATCGCGTTCGCCGGAGAATCCGCCTACGCCCGCATGCTCCACGACACCCTGGCCGGCGAGGGCATCCAGGTCGGCCAGCTCATCATCCCCGGCGCCATCACCCCCGGACACGCCACCCACGGCCCCGACGTCCTCGCCGGGAAGCTGTGGCACCTGCACACC comes from the Microcella frigidaquae genome and includes:
- a CDS encoding SDR family NAD(P)-dependent oxidoreductase, encoding MTTIALVGAGRGLGAAIARTFGKEGFDIALLSRSQDRVDALAAELTAEGFTARGYAANVRDPKSLVTALDRAGQDLGPIEVLTYSPLPQKEFLRPVLETTVDDLAGAVEFSIYGPVTAAHQVLQGMRFLGRGSILFINGGSGARPNPNVAGTSIAFAGESAYARMLHDTLAGEGIQVGQLIIPGAITPGHATHGPDVLAGKLWHLHTHPDEFRVYAEPMPE